A region from the Salminus brasiliensis chromosome 22, fSalBra1.hap2, whole genome shotgun sequence genome encodes:
- the tnrc6ba gene encoding trinucleotide repeat-containing gene 6B protein isoform X3, with translation MEDKKRKKEDKRKRETSQKVVEQKNKVPELTKPPSAQSLTTPNSVSPSPGPVPSTTSSIATPAAGAPPQGGNNAKRPAVANGQPSPSTQAPQRYMPREVPPRFRCQQDHKVLLKRGQPPLSSMLLGGSNSGGDSPSAAVTAASDSSLGSAGPAAPSLSHTSSSSSIAASSTTTSSNYANSMWGASSGSQPLSQGREKVIVDGSDLEEWPSIAAGDGARTGDAPVTAGADGSVVPNCSASWGERHLQQQPKAVGGGNDGGKSVSSGSPSPPSSSCSTNECMQPSSVVWGSQGVIGGNAVAAGSLPPISKASPLPGTDCSVGVSCGIPGANFNPNANPSAWPALVQDGAGAAAAEGGPSPLQSSKSLSANNSISVNQASHQHQLHQMQYRDVEPSCRDWGGAALEPGAGPKNTGVTEGGDVDCGSTGGGDLSASSSTSSSAWRAQPFPANSKTGASRTDAWEGGAAGSSVSAEGGNSWGFRGQDDRQGGSTWGTGSGCQISGVSQGAWGGGVGEWGNSSGVGNPSGGNGDGSSSNSSSSGGSISNPSVSSSTPSTMTRAWDNQKGTGGDGGPGESSEWGGQDSRGGGGTSSSSGGENSRSGNQHHGHHRSQQPSNADVALQSLLNRTDLDPRVLSNSGWGQTQIRQNVAWDLEVERGAASGARSSAPSHPPYSGSTGTSATAPSSLLPGAPQNLNSNSNSILRPSSISPGEGWDNNSSSSSGNSLPTRGPQASGSSIQNPGVSQSGSGVGNSSGGQSKHFGGWGEPHPSESQGKCWGSEGQEWREKTAGSGSTGWGDFRQQGTPATGDWGNSQEEKGTGGWKELGRGDGGNWTQRGGNEWGEREPKSSSGGWGDGKDSGGKGGDSEVGTWGSWDEGAPRKAWGTGGTETGGVGVGGGDLGSKSHSSWGGSVHPSQMPNSQSASLKGQAQQQQQSQPLQTQSQDTGAMQGGWGRQGGSSAQSQSSGWTSGPIPQISSGTGSSSEPSGWEEPSPQSISRKKEIDDGTSAWGDPNNYVYVNYWDKNNGPSGQPMQSQQQGPPPPPPVRKPAGPVNRDVNLTQSSNKVPAVAPSGWGGSGSPSSPCVDNGTAAWGKPADTPTGWGDPDDTGNTSGWGNPSPNPVKSGSKSMQEGWGEREGSVSASRHSSWEEEDEGGVMWNSAGSQGSGSSYNSGGWGNKKGNKGPIKSGDSWMNPMTRQFSNMGLLEDPSGRPLDLAPGPPQDKKMDGDKRGMGLSDYNGEMRKGGRGGGGGVVFRSSSSKEVGPGEPGPYYDKMGGHMFGSSSGMAQARHQPGVPPINPTVRAQVPHQFLSPQVPGSVLKQMPPPSGGVGGVSGGVFPPQLSPQHIAMLSSIYPPHIQFQLACQLLLQQQPQQQQQQQQQQLLQNQRKFPQNVRQQADPQQLARIMAVLQQQRQQQQVGSAGGSSKLSPSHLGGPKMPMHDSLAHPGLGGSVADLHQKSSTAYSGFGSGLELGSMVGAPTGLKEGGGQQSRFKWMMEGHSPAPSSPDNALHKNGPIAAPVKRGSSPYSQYEMLGVDSLGVPSDSWQRSPGNKMGNKPGTSTWPPEFQPGVPWKGIPSVDPESDPYITPGGILSSSAVSSLNDTEHPLLRDNTESTPSLNTLLPSPGAWPYSASDSPLNNAHNPAKYTEYKPSWPPEPIGHNKPWKTNRNTSQLPRPPPGLTHQKQPSVSPWAGGAPRLGRGWGGSGGSHESRYGPGNVMTSGSAWSDGGASRGSCWLVLSNLTPQIDGSTLRTICMQHGPLLTFHLGLTQGSALIRYSTRQEAAKAQSALHMCVLGNTTILAEFVSEEEVARYFAHSQAGGAGSTSGASAGGAVTGPTGTAVSSGPGAVGAGSAGSIPGGERERPGGSSIAGGSSNGGGGGSAGSTWQSLDGTGSSPDPVSAQGSGLSIFAQWSNGAGGGGVGSSTAGVESGRQGLWGGMAAGYPSSSLWGSPALEDRHQMSSPAALLPGDLLGGGSDSI, from the exons ATGGAAGACAAGAAAAGGAAGAAGGAAGATAAAAGGAAAAGGGAAACCTCACAGAAG GTGGTCGAGCAAAAAAACAAAG TGCCAGAACTGACCAAGCCCCCATCTGCCCAGTCTCTTACTACCCCCAACTCGGTCTCCCCCAGCCCTGGCCCTGTCCCTTCTACAACCTCCTCCATTGCCACCCCGGCTGCTGGCGCCCCCCCTCAGGGTGGGAACAATGCTAAGCGGCCGGCGGTGGCCAACGGACAGCCCTCCCCCAGCACCCAGGCCCCCCAGCGCTACATGCCCCGAGAAGTGCCCCCTCGATTCCGTTGCCAGCAGGACCACAAAGTGCTACTGAAGAGGGGCCAGCCACCACTGTCCTCCATGCTGCTGGGGGGAAGCAACAGCGGGGGAGACAGCCCCAGTGCAGCAGTGACTGCTGCCTCAg ATTCCAGCCTGGGTTCTGCAGGTCCAGCtgctccctctctgtctcacacGTCATCCTCCTCATCAATCGCTgcttcttctactactacttcttcAAATTATGCAAATTCCATGTGGGGGGCAAGCTCTGGCAGCCAGCCCCTCTCTCAGGGCAGGGAGAAGGTGATAGTGGATGGGTCAGACCTGGAGGAATGGCCCAGCATTGCTGCTGGAGACGGGGCCAGAACAGGAGATGCACCAGTTACTGCAGGAGCCGATGGCAGCGTAGTACCGAACTGCAGTGCCTCATGGGGTGAAAGGCACCTCCAGCAGCAGCCAAAGGCTGTGGGAGGAGGGAATGATGGTGGGAAAAGTGTCAGTTCTGGTAGCCCCTCCCCACCTTCGTCCTCCTGTTCAACCAATGAATGTATGCAGCCTAGTAGTGTTGTTTGGGGGTCCCAGGGAGTCATAGGAGGAAATGCAGTAGCAGCAGGGTCATTGCCCCCCATATCCAAAGCCTCCCCTCTCCCAGGGACTGATTGCTCTGTTGGCGTCAGCTGTGGAATTCCAGGTGCCAACTTTAACCCTAATGCCAACCCCTCTGCATGGCCAGCCCTGGTACAGGATGGGGCTGGGGCAGCTGCAGCAGAGGGTGGCCCCTCTCCTCTCCAAAGCTCAAAGTCATTGTCTGCCAACAACTCCATTTCTGTGAATCAAGCCTCTCATCAGCACCAACTTCACCAAATGCAATACAGAGACGTAGAGCCATCCTGTAGAGACTGGGGTGGTGCAGCACTGGAACCAGGAGCTGGACCAAAAAACACAGGAGTGACGGAAGGGGGTGATGTGGACTGTGGAAGTACAGGAGGTGGGGATCTCTCCGCCTCCTCTTCCACCTCTTCATCTGCTTGGAGAGCTCAGCCTTTTCCTGCAAATTCCAAAACGGGTGCCTCTAGGACTGATGCATGGGAGGGTGGAGCAGCGGGAAGTTCTGTCTCTGCTGAAGGGGGAAACTCATGGGGGTTCAGAGGACAAGACGATAGACAAGGTGGAAGTACATGGGGCACCGGAAGTGGTTGTCAGATATCTGGGGTATCTCAGGGAGCATGGGGTGGGGGAGTTGGGGAATGGGGTAATTCAAGCGGTGTTGGCAATCCAAGTGGTGGAAATGGAGATGGCTCaagcagtaacagcagcagcagtggtgggAGCATTAGTAACCCTTcggtttcttcctccacaccTTCAACTATGACAAGAGCTTGGGACAATCAGAAAGGAACCGGAGGAGATGGAGGGCCAGGAGAATCCAGTGAATGGGGGGGTCAGGACAGCAGAGGTGGAGGTGGTACCTCATCCTCCAGTGGTGGAGAGAACTCAAGAAGTGGCAATCAGCATCATGGCCACCAccgctctcagcagccttccaACGCTGATGTGGCCTTACAGAGTCTGCTCAATCGGACTGACCTAGACCCTAGAGTGCTGTCAAACTCTGGATGGGGACAGACACAGATCCGTCAGAATGTGGCATGGGATTTGGAGGTGGAAAGAGGAGCAGCAAGTGGAGCCAGATCTTCTGCACCAAGTCATCCACCATATTCTGGCTCTACTGGAACATCAGCCACTGCCCCATCATCACTGCTTCCTGGTGCACCTCAGAACTTGAACTCAAACTCAAATTCCATCCTTAGACCTTCATCTATCTCACCTGGTGAAGGCTGGGATAAcaatagcagtagcagcagtggtaaCTCTTTGCCCACTCGAGGTCCACAAGCCTCTGGCAGCAGTATTCAAAACCCTGGTGTTTCACAGTCTGGAAGTGGAGTGGGTAATTCATCAGGGGGGCAGAGCAAGCATTTTGGGGGCTGGGGAGAGCCACATCCATCTGAGAGCCAAGGAAAATGTTGGGGCAGTGAGGGCCAGGAGtggagagagaaaacagcagGGAGCGGTTCAACTGGATGGGGAGATTTTCGACAACAGGGTACTCCAGCAACTGGAGACTGGGGAAACAGTCAGGAGGAGAAAGGGACTGGTGGTTGGAAGGAGCTTGGAAGAGGGGATGGGGGAAATTGGACACAGAGAGGTGGTAATGAATGGGGAGAACGGGAGCCAAAATCAAGCAGTGGGGGTTGGGGTGATGGTAAGGATAGTGGAGGTAAAGGTGGGGATTCAGAAGTAGGTACATGGGGCAGCTGGGATGAGGGAGCTCCAAGAAAAGCTTGGGGAACAGGAGGTACAGAGACAGGAGGTGTTGGGGTAGGAGGGGGGGACCTGGGAAGCAAATCTCACTCGAGCTGGGGTGGCAGCGTACACCCTTCACAGATGCCAAACAGCCAGTCGGCCTCTCTGAAAGGTCAGgcacaacagcagcaacaatcaCAGCCCCTGCAGACCCAGTCGCAGGATACAGGGGCCATGCAAGGGGGCTGGGGAAGACAAGGAGGTTCTTCAGCCCAGAGCCAAAGTTCAGGATGGACCTCAGGGCCCATACCTCAAATATCCAGTGGAACTGGAAGCAGTTCAGAGCCCAGTGGCTGGGAGGAACCTTCGCCACAGTCTATAAGCAGGAAAAAGGAAATAGATGATGGAACTTCTGCCTGGGGTGATCCCAATAACTATGTCTATGTCAATTACTGGGACAAGAACAACGGCCCATCTGGCCAACCAATGCAGTCCCAGCAGCAGggtcctcctccacctccaccagtgAGAAAGCCTGCAGGCCCTGTGAACAGGGATGTGAACCTCACACAATCCTCCAACAAGGTCCCGGCAGTGG CTCCTTCTGGATGGGGAGGGAGCGGTTCTCCCTCCAGTCCATGTGTGGACAATGGCACTGCAGCTTGGGGCAAGCCTGCTGACACGCCAACTGGCTGGGGTGACCCAGATGACACGGGGAATACCTCGGGTTGGGGAAACCCTTCTCCCAACCCAGTCAAATCTG GTTCAAAGTCTATGCAAGAAGGCTGGGGTGAGCGAGAGGGATCCGTCAGTGCTTCACGCCACTCCAGCtgggaagaggaggatgaaggggGTGTAATGTGGAATAGTGCTGGATCTCAAGGCAGCGGCTCTTCATATAATTCTGGGGGCTGGGGAAACAAGAAGGGAAACAAG GGTCCAATAAAAAGTGGAGACTCTTGGATGAACCCTATGACTAGACAATTTTCAAACATGGGGCTTCTG GAGGATCCCAGTGGCCGTCCACTGGATCTGGCCCCTGGCCCTCCTCAAGATAAAAAGATGGATGGAGACAAACGAGGTATGGGTTTGAGTGACTACAATGGAGAGATGCGCAAAGGAGGGCGTGGAGGGGGAGGAGGCGTAGTCTTCCGTTCGTCTAGTTCCAAAGAGGTGGGGCCTGGTGAGCCTGGGCCTTACTATGACAAG ATGGGTGGTCATATGTTTGGAAGTAGTAGTGGGATGGCACAAGCTAGGCACCAGCCAGGAGTGCCGCCCATTAACCCGACTGTACGAGCGCAAGTGCCTCATCAGTTCCTGTCGCCTCAG GTGCCAGGTTCTGTTCTGAAGCAAATGCCTCCTCCGAGCGGTGGCGTTGGAGGAGTCAGTGGAGGGGTATTTCCGCCTCAGCTTTCCCCACAGCACATCGCTATGCTCAGCAGCATTTATCCCCCTCACATTCAGTTCCAGCTG GCGTGTCAGCTGCTCCTGCAGCAGCagcctcagcagcagcagcagcaacagcaacagcagctccTGCAGAACCAGCGCAAGTTCCCTCAAAATGTGCGTCAGCAAGCAGACCCACAACAG CTTGCCAGAATCATGGCTGTTCTCCAGCAGCaaagacagcagcagcaggtgggtAGTGCAGGTGGGAGCTCTAAGCTGTCCCCCTCTCACCTTGGCGGTCCAAAAATGCCAATGCATGACTCCCTTGCTCACCCTGGCCTGGGAGGCTCAGTAGCTGACCTGCATCAAAAATCGTCAACTGCATATTCAG GGTTTGGTTCTGGTCTTGAGCTGGGTTCCATGGTCGGTGCTCCAACTGGTCTGAAAGAAGGTGGGGGACAGCAATCTCGCTTTAAATGGATGATGGAAGGTCACTCGCCAGCTCCCTCCTCTCCAGACAATGCACTTCACAAAAATG GCCCCATTGCTGCTCCTGTGAAGAGAGGAAGCTCACCGTACTCTCAGTATGAGATGCTGGGGGTGGATAGTTTGGGTGTGCCTTCGGACAGCTGGCAAAGAAGCCCTGGGAACAAAATGGGAAACAAACCAGGCACATCCACCTGGCCTCCAG AATTCCAGCCAGGGGTGCCTTGGAAAGGAATTCCGAGTGTTGATCCAGAATCAGACCCATACATAACCCCTGGAGGTATACTGAGCTCATCTGCAGTGTCAAGCCTCAATGATACTGAGCATCCGTTGCTGAGAGATAACACAG AATCAACCCCCTCCCTAAACACCTTGCTGCCTTCACCTGGTGCCTGGCCCTACAGTGCCTCAGACAGCCCCCTCAACAATGCACACAATCCAG CTAAGTACACAGAGTACAAGCCAAGCTGGCCCCCTGAGCCCATTGGACACAACAAGCCTTGGAAGACCAATCGTAACACTTCCCAGCTGCCACGCCCACCTCCTGGACTAACCCATCAGAAGCAGCCCTCTGTGTCCCCGTGGGCAGGAGGAGCACCACGCCTGGGCAGGGGCTGGGGTGGCTCTGGAGGCAGTCATGAAAGCAGATACGGGCCTGGTAATGTCATGACTTCAG GCTCAGcatggagtgatggtggagcttCAAGGGGAAGTTGTTGGCTGGTGCTGAGTAATCTTACTCCCCAG ATTGATGGTTCCACCCTGCGCACTATCTGTATGCAGCATGGTCCGCTGTTGACCTTTCACCTTGGTCTAACCCAGGGCAGTGCTTTGATTCGCTACAGTACTCGCCAAGAAGCAGCCAAGGCTCAGAGTGCCCTGCACAT GTGCGTTCTGGGCAACACCACAATCCTGGCTGAGTTTGTAAGTGAGGAGGAGGTCGCTCGCTATTTTGCACATTCCCAGGCAGGTGGGGCCGGGAGCACAAGTGGAGCCAGTGCAGGTGGAGCCGTTACCGGGCCAACTGGAACAGCAGTGTCATCTGGCCCCGGAGCAGTGGGTGCTGGTAGTGCCGGGAGCATACCCGGCGGAGAAAGGGAGCGGCCAGGAGGAAGTTCTATTGCAGGAGGTAGCAGCAACGGTGGCGGAGGTGGGTCTGCAGGCTCTACCTGGCAGAGTTTGGACGGTACGGGCAGCTCCCCTGACCCAGTCTCGGCCCAAGGCTCTGGCTTGAGCATCTTCGCCCAGTGGAGCAACGGTGCAGGTGGAGGTGGAGTGGGCAGCAGCACAGCAGGTGTGGAGTCAGGCAGGCAGGGGCTTTGGGGTGGCATGGCAGCAGGGTACCCCAGCAGCAGTCTATGGGGGTCTCCAGCTTTGGAGGACCGGCACCAAATGAGCAGTCCTGCAGCACTGTTGCCTGGAGACCTGCTGGGTGGCGGGTCCGACTCTATCTGA